One region of Equus caballus isolate H_3958 breed thoroughbred chromosome 23, TB-T2T, whole genome shotgun sequence genomic DNA includes:
- the LOC100629859 gene encoding interferon omega-2-like, whose product MALLPSLLTALVVISYGPGGALGCDLPHSHILVSRKNFVLLGQMRRISSTVCLKDRKDFRFPQDMADGRQFPEAQAASVLHEMLQQIFSLFHTERSSAAWNTTLLDELCTGLLRQLEDLDTCLEQEMGEEESALGTVRPTLAVKRYFRGIHLYLKEKKYSDCAWEIVRMEIMRSFPSSSNLQGRLRMKDGDLGSP is encoded by the coding sequence AtggccctcctgccctctctcttgACGGCCCTGGTGGTGATCAGCTATGGCCCTGGTGGAGCTCTGGGCTGTGACCTGCCTCACAGCCACATCCTGGTTAGCAGGAAGAACTTCGTGCTTCTGGGCCAAATGAGGAGAATCTCCTCCACAGTCTGTCTGAAGGACAGAAAAGACTTCAGGTTCCCCCAGGACATGGCGGATGGCAGGCAGTTCCCAGAGGCCCAGGCCGCGTCTGTCCTCCACGAGATGCTCCAGCAGATCTTCAGCCTCTTCCACACAGAGCGCTCGTCTGCTGCCTGGAACACGACCCTCCTGGACGAACTCTGCACGGGACTCCTTCGGCAGCTGGAAGACCTGGACACCTGTTTGGAGCaggagatgggagaggaagaATCCGCCCTGGGAACTGTGCGCCCTACACTGGCCGTGAAGAGGTACTTCCGGGGGATCCATCTCTacctgaaagagaagaaatacagtgactgtgcctgggagattgTCCGAATGGAAATCATGAGATCCTTCCCTTCATCATCAAACCTGCAAGGAAGGTTAAGAATGAAGGATGGAGACCTGGGCTCACCTTGA